One part of the Anaeromyxobacter sp. Fw109-5 genome encodes these proteins:
- a CDS encoding SRPBCC family protein, with translation MSSLHEVRHVSVSIARAPAEVYAFASNPENLPRWATGLAGTIANVGGAWIADSPAGRVTVRFVERNTLGVLDHEIVLASGATIHTPMRVVPNGSGSEVTLTLFRLEGVSDERFSEDARWVEKDLNALKRLLER, from the coding sequence ATGAGCTCCCTGCACGAGGTCCGGCACGTCAGCGTCTCCATCGCGCGCGCTCCCGCCGAGGTGTACGCGTTCGCGTCGAACCCGGAGAACCTCCCGCGCTGGGCGACCGGCCTCGCAGGGACGATCGCCAACGTGGGCGGCGCGTGGATCGCGGACTCTCCCGCGGGCAGGGTGACGGTGAGGTTCGTGGAGCGAAACACGCTCGGGGTCCTGGACCACGAGATCGTCCTCGCGTCGGGCGCGACGATCCACACGCCGATGCGGGTGGTTCCGAACGGGAGCGGCAGCGAGGTCACGCTCACGCTCTTCCGCCTGGAGGGCGTCTCCGACGAGAGGTTCTCCGAGGACGCGCGCTGGGTGGAGAAGGACCTGAACGCGCTGAAGCGGCTGCTGGAGCGCTGA
- a CDS encoding class I SAM-dependent methyltransferase has translation MKLQGSTTAFDEKRAERFAEGMAATLNSGALAVMISVGHRTGLFDTLAEHPGSPSAALARAAGLEERYVREWLGAMVAGRIVEFDAERRTYTLPAEHAAFLTRAAAPNNLAVYAQYIPVVASVEDDVLACFRAGGGVPYERYARFHEVMSEDSEQTILTVLFSDVLPLAEGLAARLEAGAALADLGCGRGRALLRMAERFPRSRFVGYDLSSAAVAWARGQAERLGLGNARFLQRDLRDFDRSAEPGAFDAVTTFDAVHDQPAPLALLCGIRRTLRDDGVYLMQDIQASSDVAENRDHPFGPFLYTVSTMHCLAVSLAQGGDGLGTMWGTDTARAMLAEAGFGSVEVHQLPHDPMNAYLVARP, from the coding sequence ATGAAGCTCCAGGGCTCCACGACGGCATTCGACGAGAAGCGGGCGGAGCGGTTCGCGGAGGGGATGGCCGCCACCCTCAACTCGGGGGCGCTCGCGGTGATGATCTCCGTGGGCCACCGGACGGGCCTCTTCGACACGCTCGCGGAGCACCCCGGATCGCCGAGCGCGGCGCTCGCGCGCGCCGCCGGGCTCGAGGAGCGGTACGTGCGCGAGTGGCTCGGCGCGATGGTCGCGGGCCGCATCGTGGAGTTCGACGCCGAGCGCCGGACGTACACGCTCCCGGCGGAGCACGCCGCCTTTCTCACGCGCGCGGCGGCCCCCAACAACCTCGCGGTGTACGCGCAGTACATCCCGGTCGTCGCGTCCGTCGAGGACGACGTCCTCGCCTGCTTCCGCGCCGGCGGCGGGGTCCCGTACGAGCGGTACGCCCGCTTCCACGAGGTGATGTCGGAGGACTCCGAGCAGACCATCCTGACGGTGCTGTTCTCGGACGTGCTCCCGCTCGCCGAGGGTCTCGCGGCGAGGCTCGAGGCCGGCGCCGCGCTCGCAGACCTCGGCTGCGGACGGGGCCGCGCCCTCCTGCGGATGGCGGAGCGGTTTCCGCGGAGCCGCTTCGTCGGCTACGACCTGTCGAGCGCCGCCGTCGCGTGGGCCCGGGGCCAGGCGGAGCGTCTCGGCCTGGGCAACGCGCGGTTCCTCCAGCGCGACCTCCGTGACTTCGATCGCTCGGCGGAGCCCGGCGCGTTCGACGCGGTGACGACGTTCGACGCCGTCCACGATCAGCCGGCGCCCCTCGCCCTCCTGTGCGGCATCCGCCGCACGCTCCGCGACGACGGCGTCTATCTCATGCAGGACATCCAGGCCTCGAGCGACGTCGCCGAGAACCGCGACCACCCGTTCGGCCCCTTCCTCTACACGGTCTCCACGATGCACTGCCTCGCCGTCTCGCTCGCCCAGGGCGGCGACGGTCTCGGCACGATGTGGGGGACCGACACGGCTCGCGCCATGCTCGCGGAGGCCGGGTTCGGCTCGGTCGAGGTGCACCAGCTCCCGCACGACCCCATGAACGCGTACCTGGTGGCGCGACCGTGA
- a CDS encoding single-stranded DNA-binding protein, with amino-acid sequence MVNRVILVGNLGKDPEVRYTSGGQAVANLRIATSRSWTDKQSGQKKEETEWHDVEVWGKQAEQCGEYLAKGRQVYVEGRLKTDKWQDKQSGQERYKVKVVAETVRFLGGGAGRGGGMGGAGGGRGGHGGPDEPTPPGGFEDDGGHGHGGGPDDIPF; translated from the coding sequence ATGGTGAACAGGGTCATCCTCGTCGGGAACCTCGGGAAGGATCCCGAGGTCCGGTACACGTCCGGCGGCCAGGCGGTCGCGAACCTTCGCATCGCCACCTCCCGCTCCTGGACCGACAAGCAGTCCGGGCAGAAGAAGGAAGAGACGGAGTGGCACGACGTCGAGGTCTGGGGAAAGCAGGCCGAGCAGTGCGGTGAGTACCTGGCGAAGGGCCGCCAGGTCTACGTCGAGGGCCGCCTCAAGACCGACAAGTGGCAGGACAAGCAGTCCGGCCAGGAGCGCTACAAGGTGAAGGTCGTCGCCGAGACGGTGCGCTTCCTCGGCGGCGGCGCCGGGCGAGGGGGCGGGATGGGCGGTGCGGGCGGCGGCCGCGGCGGTCACGGCGGCCCCGACGAGCCGACGCCTCCGGGCGGCTTCGAGGACGACGGCGGCCACGGCCACGGCGGCGGGCCGGACGACATCCCGTTCTAG
- a CDS encoding Fur family transcriptional regulator, which produces MRPGRMEGATSAQVQEALDRFARFLESKDLRLTEARAAIVEAAMAREGHYPIEELIADLKQRGIRGSKATVYRTLPLLAEAGILEPAILAGETRSYETTFGRHHHDHLRCGRCGKVVEFEFEAFEILQREVATRYGFRLESHHHELVGTCPECLAKGDDAPAPAEAVQPAAPEPPAPPGPSDPAAGG; this is translated from the coding sequence GTGAGACCGGGTCGCATGGAGGGCGCCACGAGCGCACAGGTCCAGGAGGCGCTGGACCGCTTCGCGCGCTTCCTCGAGAGCAAGGACCTGCGGCTCACCGAGGCGCGGGCCGCCATCGTGGAGGCCGCGATGGCCCGCGAAGGCCACTATCCGATCGAGGAGCTGATCGCCGATCTGAAGCAGCGCGGCATCCGCGGCTCCAAGGCGACGGTCTACCGGACGCTCCCGCTCCTCGCCGAGGCGGGCATCCTCGAGCCCGCCATCCTCGCCGGCGAGACCCGCAGCTACGAGACCACCTTCGGCCGCCACCACCACGATCACCTGCGCTGCGGCCGGTGCGGGAAGGTGGTCGAGTTCGAGTTCGAGGCGTTCGAGATCCTCCAGCGCGAGGTCGCGACGCGCTACGGCTTCCGGCTCGAGAGCCACCACCACGAGCTGGTCGGGACCTGCCCGGAGTGCCTCGCCAAGGGCGACGACGCGCCCGCGCCCGCCGAGGCCGTCCAGCCCGCGGCTCCCGAGCCGCCCGCGCCTCCCGGGCCGTCGGATCCGGCCGCCGGCGGCTGA
- a CDS encoding class I SAM-dependent methyltransferase has protein sequence MNDAPGEAHEETDMQAAETMNELETTLDREGFEPVDHAVRGRLNAWFLRVMDRHLHAGYGELKRELFGGLPRTIVELGAGAGANFRYLARGTHVIAIEPNRHMHGHLRAAAARHGVTVDVRTAVAERLPLPDASVDAVISSLVLCSVADPGRALAEVRRVLRQGGRFWCVEHVAAREGSAVARVQRSVKRPWGRLFEGCDTRRDVGRLLGEAGYASIEARAFTMPTAFVPIRPHLAAVAVR, from the coding sequence GTGAACGACGCGCCCGGCGAGGCGCACGAGGAGACGGACATGCAAGCTGCCGAGACGATGAACGAGCTCGAGACGACGCTCGATCGCGAGGGCTTCGAGCCCGTCGATCACGCCGTCCGCGGCCGGCTGAACGCCTGGTTCCTCCGCGTCATGGACCGGCACCTCCACGCCGGCTACGGCGAGCTGAAGCGGGAGCTGTTCGGGGGCCTGCCGCGCACGATCGTGGAGCTGGGCGCCGGAGCCGGGGCGAACTTCCGCTACCTCGCGCGCGGGACGCACGTCATCGCCATCGAGCCCAACCGCCACATGCACGGGCACCTGCGAGCGGCCGCGGCCCGTCACGGGGTGACGGTGGACGTCCGGACGGCCGTGGCGGAGCGGCTGCCGCTCCCAGACGCCAGCGTGGACGCGGTGATCTCGAGCCTCGTCCTCTGCTCGGTCGCCGATCCCGGCCGCGCGCTCGCCGAGGTCCGCCGCGTCCTCCGTCAGGGCGGCCGGTTCTGGTGCGTGGAGCACGTCGCGGCGCGCGAGGGGAGCGCCGTGGCGCGCGTTCAACGATCGGTGAAGCGGCCCTGGGGCCGGCTCTTCGAGGGCTGCGACACGCGGCGCGACGTGGGGAGGCTCCTGGGCGAGGCGGGGTACGCCTCCATCGAGGCGCGCGCGTTCACGATGCCCACGGCGTTCGTGCCCATCCGGCCGCACCTCGCGGCGGTGGCGGTCAGGTGA
- a CDS encoding methyltransferase, whose product MRTPPSPIEAALAALAPLAPGAQLAAALARLGGAPAGPLGGFGVAADGGDVRSGSPLLDDALLEAICARALGGARGAVFTPAPEARLLAAFGLAHAAARRGGPAPADAVAALLAGAPSPRLARALDGLAVLDPACGGGALLCAAERLARGVGARLALAGLDLSPLAVEATRGRLALLGARAELCARDALSSEPWPQAGLVLANPPFLRHEALPAREKARAVTASGLSRQADLSAHFAAVALRRAPVVALVWPRALDTSRSAAPLVADARARGGFVLRLRSRAAGSFAASVDTLLAVWAEGAGDVRPAEAAVPLAALAPAELEALARGSSSPRLRLAPRAAAAPAVALALGDVCEVRFGTKTGCNAFFQLRPLGGGRYESALLGEVALAATDVVPLLASLKEARAPERAEPARVLFRPGEPSRAARAYVRRGEEAGVHRRPTCAGRAPWWRLAPGRGAAPVLYPAKVSARAFAFLNAEGLWEDKKWHALFPRELPPWQVALVLGATPVRLAIDAAARQLTGAQAIADVDCRVLAAAPFPSPAALAAAGRELAELRGALSAETVTTDVRAMLARTAQRELDALVGRALGLEPRAVERARRELVERVEARLAHAEAIRRVIGE is encoded by the coding sequence GTGCGCACGCCCCCGTCGCCGATCGAGGCCGCCCTCGCCGCGCTCGCGCCGCTCGCCCCCGGCGCGCAGCTCGCGGCGGCGCTCGCCCGGCTCGGCGGTGCGCCGGCGGGGCCGCTCGGCGGGTTCGGCGTCGCTGCGGACGGCGGCGACGTCCGGTCCGGGTCGCCGCTCCTCGACGACGCGCTGCTCGAGGCGATCTGCGCGCGCGCGCTGGGCGGGGCGCGGGGAGCGGTATTCACGCCCGCGCCCGAGGCGCGCCTGCTCGCAGCGTTCGGGCTCGCCCACGCGGCGGCCCGGCGCGGCGGTCCGGCTCCGGCCGACGCGGTCGCGGCGCTGCTCGCCGGAGCGCCGTCCCCGCGGCTCGCGCGCGCCCTCGACGGCCTGGCGGTGCTGGACCCCGCCTGCGGGGGAGGAGCGCTGCTCTGCGCCGCGGAGCGCCTCGCGCGCGGAGTCGGCGCGCGCCTCGCCCTGGCCGGGCTGGACCTCTCGCCGCTGGCGGTGGAGGCGACGCGCGGCCGGCTCGCCCTGCTCGGCGCGCGCGCGGAGCTCTGCGCCCGCGACGCGCTCTCCTCGGAGCCGTGGCCGCAGGCCGGGCTCGTGCTCGCGAACCCGCCCTTCCTGCGCCACGAGGCGCTCCCCGCCCGCGAGAAGGCCCGCGCGGTGACGGCGAGCGGCCTGTCGCGGCAGGCGGATCTCTCCGCCCACTTCGCAGCGGTCGCGCTCCGCCGCGCGCCGGTCGTCGCGCTCGTCTGGCCGCGCGCGCTCGACACCTCGCGCTCCGCCGCGCCCCTCGTCGCGGACGCGCGCGCGCGCGGCGGGTTCGTGCTCCGCCTCCGCTCGCGCGCCGCGGGGAGCTTCGCCGCGTCCGTGGACACCCTGCTCGCCGTCTGGGCCGAGGGCGCCGGGGACGTCCGCCCCGCGGAGGCCGCGGTGCCGCTCGCCGCGCTGGCGCCGGCGGAGCTCGAGGCGCTCGCCCGCGGCAGCTCCTCGCCGCGCCTGCGCCTCGCCCCTCGCGCCGCCGCCGCGCCGGCGGTGGCGCTCGCGCTCGGCGACGTGTGCGAGGTCCGCTTCGGCACGAAGACCGGCTGCAACGCCTTCTTCCAGCTCCGGCCGCTCGGCGGCGGACGGTACGAGTCGGCGCTCCTGGGCGAGGTGGCGCTCGCCGCCACCGACGTGGTCCCGCTCCTCGCGTCGCTCAAGGAGGCGCGCGCGCCCGAGCGCGCCGAGCCGGCGCGGGTGCTGTTCCGCCCGGGTGAGCCGTCGCGTGCGGCGCGGGCCTACGTCCGGCGCGGCGAGGAGGCGGGCGTGCACCGCCGGCCGACCTGCGCGGGACGGGCGCCGTGGTGGCGGCTCGCGCCAGGACGCGGCGCCGCGCCGGTGCTCTACCCGGCCAAGGTGAGCGCGCGCGCGTTCGCGTTCCTGAACGCAGAGGGGCTGTGGGAAGACAAGAAGTGGCACGCGCTCTTCCCGCGCGAGCTGCCGCCGTGGCAGGTGGCGCTGGTGCTGGGCGCGACGCCGGTGCGGCTCGCCATCGACGCGGCGGCGCGGCAGCTCACGGGCGCGCAGGCCATCGCCGACGTCGACTGCCGCGTGCTCGCCGCGGCCCCCTTCCCCTCGCCGGCCGCGCTCGCCGCGGCGGGGCGGGAGCTCGCGGAGCTGCGCGGCGCGCTCTCGGCGGAGACGGTCACCACGGACGTGCGGGCGATGCTCGCCCGCACCGCGCAGCGCGAGCTCGACGCCCTCGTCGGGCGCGCGCTCGGGCTCGAGCCGCGGGCGGTGGAGCGCGCGCGGCGCGAGCTGGTGGAGCGGGTGGAGGCCCGCCTGGCGCACGCGGAGGCGATCCGGCGCGTCATCGGGGAGTGA
- the dacB gene encoding D-alanyl-D-alanine carboxypeptidase/D-alanyl-D-alanine-endopeptidase, with amino-acid sequence MIATVRVAAATLAVLLSAPSAAEPPTRRELEAALRSIVEGSALSGARAGVVVADVASGEVLYARDADVLLNPASNVKLVTSAAALARLGPGYRFSTELLVDPASARAASVRTLYVRGRGDPTLVTERLWAVSGELVHQGIRRIGEVVLDDGFFDGERIGPGYDQEEGDRSYLAPTGALSLNWNTVAVYVAPGDRRGQKGRVELEPQSAYFEVVNRTRTVGPRGRRHVTVESSLVNGKQRIVVSGPVPAGSRVQAVWRKIDDPPRYLGHTLAKLLELRGVKVTGAIRVGTVPPGAKLVHVAESETLAEIVRRLNKSSNNFVAEQLLKTLGAEAKGAPGSWSKGVEAAGEFLASIGVSRGAYVMKNGSGLNDANRFSARQLVTLLRAMWSRFPLQAEYVTSLPVAGRDGTTRWRMDGTAADGHLRAKTGTLDNVTSLSGYVETAGKRTLAFAILVNDYPGRHAGVVRAVDALGSAIAASGGTREGLDAAVALANAPAATAIPAAAPAELAVAVGTYYGLGRAGDPRNVSFLRTALRAETDPALRLAVAESVYLSDPDGETARRAFLDAVTADPRALGRLWAAVGQDEPAPVISSLGDLAAEGEGDALARLVELAPGSGGDERLGAALAETIAAVAASAPEELVGALGAAPPPLQDAAIAVLARGLARAEEGEKPLREALKALGDKPGDAGAFARALAPRLEAALRAGDAARAAPALLPASTTAPAQSPARR; translated from the coding sequence GTGATCGCCACCGTCAGGGTCGCCGCCGCGACCCTCGCCGTCCTCCTCTCCGCTCCCTCTGCCGCAGAGCCGCCGACCCGGCGCGAGCTCGAGGCCGCGCTGCGCTCGATCGTCGAGGGCAGCGCGCTGTCCGGCGCGCGCGCCGGCGTCGTCGTCGCGGACGTCGCGTCCGGCGAGGTGCTCTACGCGCGGGACGCGGACGTGCTCCTCAACCCGGCGTCCAACGTGAAGCTCGTCACCTCCGCGGCGGCCCTCGCGCGCCTCGGCCCGGGGTACCGCTTCTCCACCGAGCTGCTCGTGGACCCCGCGTCCGCGCGCGCCGCCTCGGTGCGCACGCTGTACGTGCGCGGTCGCGGCGATCCCACCCTCGTCACCGAGCGGCTGTGGGCCGTCTCGGGCGAGCTCGTCCACCAGGGCATCCGGCGCATCGGCGAGGTGGTCCTCGACGACGGCTTCTTCGACGGCGAGCGCATCGGCCCGGGCTACGACCAGGAGGAGGGCGACAGGTCCTACCTCGCTCCCACCGGCGCGCTCTCCCTCAACTGGAACACGGTGGCGGTGTACGTCGCCCCGGGCGATCGCCGCGGCCAGAAGGGCCGCGTCGAGCTCGAGCCCCAGAGCGCGTACTTCGAGGTCGTGAACCGGACCAGGACCGTCGGACCGCGGGGCCGGCGCCACGTGACGGTCGAGTCGTCGCTCGTGAACGGCAAGCAGCGCATCGTGGTCTCCGGCCCGGTGCCCGCGGGCAGCCGCGTGCAGGCCGTGTGGCGCAAGATCGACGATCCCCCCCGCTACCTCGGCCACACCCTCGCGAAGCTCCTCGAGCTGCGCGGCGTGAAGGTCACCGGCGCGATCCGCGTCGGCACCGTCCCTCCCGGCGCGAAGCTCGTGCACGTCGCCGAGTCGGAGACGCTCGCCGAGATCGTCCGCCGCCTGAACAAGAGCTCGAACAACTTCGTCGCCGAGCAGCTCCTCAAGACCCTCGGCGCCGAGGCGAAGGGCGCGCCCGGGTCCTGGTCGAAGGGCGTGGAGGCGGCGGGGGAGTTCCTCGCGAGCATCGGCGTCTCGCGCGGCGCGTACGTCATGAAGAACGGCTCGGGCCTGAACGACGCCAACCGCTTCAGCGCGCGGCAGCTCGTGACGCTGCTCCGCGCCATGTGGTCGCGCTTTCCGCTCCAGGCCGAGTACGTGACCTCGCTGCCGGTCGCCGGCCGGGACGGCACCACCCGCTGGCGCATGGACGGCACGGCCGCGGACGGGCACCTGCGCGCGAAGACCGGCACCCTCGACAACGTGACGAGCCTCTCCGGCTACGTCGAGACCGCCGGGAAGCGGACGCTGGCCTTCGCCATCCTCGTGAACGACTACCCCGGCCGGCACGCGGGCGTGGTGCGGGCGGTGGACGCGCTCGGCTCCGCGATCGCCGCGAGCGGCGGGACGCGCGAGGGGCTCGACGCCGCGGTCGCGCTCGCGAACGCGCCGGCGGCCACCGCGATCCCCGCCGCTGCGCCCGCCGAGCTCGCCGTCGCCGTGGGCACCTACTACGGCCTCGGGCGCGCGGGCGACCCGCGCAACGTCTCGTTCCTGCGCACCGCGCTCCGCGCCGAGACCGATCCCGCCCTCCGGCTGGCGGTGGCGGAGAGCGTCTACCTCTCCGACCCCGACGGCGAGACCGCGCGGCGGGCCTTCCTCGACGCGGTCACCGCCGATCCGCGGGCGCTCGGGCGGCTCTGGGCGGCGGTCGGCCAGGACGAGCCGGCGCCGGTGATCTCGTCGCTCGGCGACCTCGCGGCGGAGGGCGAGGGGGACGCCCTGGCGCGGCTCGTCGAGCTCGCCCCCGGATCGGGCGGCGACGAAAGGCTCGGCGCCGCGCTCGCGGAGACCATCGCCGCGGTGGCGGCGAGCGCGCCGGAGGAGCTCGTCGGCGCGCTCGGCGCCGCGCCCCCGCCGCTCCAGGACGCGGCCATCGCGGTGCTGGCGCGCGGGCTCGCGCGCGCCGAGGAAGGCGAGAAGCCGCTGCGCGAGGCGCTGAAGGCGCTCGGCGACAAGCCCGGCGACGCGGGAGCGTTCGCCCGGGCGCTCGCTCCACGGCTGGAGGCGGCGCTGCGCGCCGGCGACGCGGCCCGCGCCGCGCCCGCCCTCCTGCCCGCCTCCACGACCGCCCCGGCGCAGAGCCCGGCGCGGCGGTAG
- a CDS encoding SPW repeat protein: protein MYARWASFAVGLWLMLAPLVLGYGAVGPILHDVAMGLLVCIATLAALEWPRARFTLTGPALWLMVTARDSADRAAAMAELSSGLLLVFLALVPSARLVPRLPPPPQGRADARA, encoded by the coding sequence ATGTACGCGCGCTGGGCGAGCTTCGCGGTGGGACTCTGGCTCATGCTCGCGCCTCTCGTGCTCGGATACGGCGCCGTCGGGCCGATCCTGCACGACGTGGCGATGGGCCTGCTGGTCTGCATCGCGACGCTCGCCGCGCTCGAGTGGCCGCGCGCGCGGTTCACGCTCACCGGTCCGGCCCTCTGGCTCATGGTCACGGCGAGGGACTCCGCGGATCGGGCCGCGGCGATGGCCGAGCTCTCGTCCGGCTTGCTCCTCGTCTTCCTCGCGCTCGTCCCGAGCGCCCGCCTCGTGCCCCGCCTCCCCCCGCCGCCCCAGGGTCGCGCCGACGCCCGCGCCTGA
- a CDS encoding polyhydroxyalkanoic acid system family protein — MPQITRKYPGKSAGEIYTKVDEVMERIAQKLSLDYQKDGGSKTGKVSKMGVSGAYSVRDEEVVVDLKFPMLIPGSMRQKVQEDIEKKLDGLFP; from the coding sequence ATGCCGCAGATCACGAGGAAGTATCCCGGCAAGAGCGCGGGCGAGATCTACACGAAGGTCGACGAGGTGATGGAGCGGATCGCCCAGAAGCTCTCGCTCGACTACCAGAAGGACGGCGGGTCGAAGACGGGCAAGGTCTCGAAGATGGGCGTGTCGGGCGCTTACTCGGTGCGCGACGAGGAGGTCGTCGTCGACCTCAAGTTCCCGATGCTGATCCCGGGCTCGATGCGCCAGAAGGTGCAGGAAGACATCGAGAAGAAGCTCGACGGGCTCTTCCCGTAG
- the queC gene encoding 7-cyano-7-deazaguanine synthase QueC produces the protein MAKRPTKRAVVLLSGGLDSTTCLAVARRDGFEAHCLSVDYGQRHKGELARARRLSRALGAADHRVVKVDLSAFGGSALTDRAIAVPKGRSGRRRAAEIPVTYVPARNTVLLALALAHAETLGAEDVYVGVNAIDYSGYPDCRPAFLRAFERLATVATKAGVEGRPLRIHAPLLRLTKAGIVRLGTSLGVPYRVTLSCYDPVRGRACGACDACVLRRKGFAEAGIPDPTLYVQK, from the coding sequence ATGGCGAAACGCCCCACGAAGCGCGCGGTGGTCCTCCTCTCCGGGGGGCTCGACTCCACGACCTGCCTCGCCGTCGCGCGCCGCGACGGCTTCGAGGCGCACTGCCTCTCCGTCGACTACGGCCAGCGGCACAAGGGCGAGCTCGCCCGGGCGAGGCGGCTCTCGCGGGCGCTCGGCGCGGCCGACCACCGGGTCGTGAAGGTGGACCTCTCGGCCTTCGGCGGCTCGGCGCTCACCGACCGCGCGATCGCCGTGCCGAAGGGGCGGAGCGGACGCCGGCGGGCGGCGGAGATCCCGGTCACCTACGTCCCCGCGCGCAACACCGTGCTGCTCGCCCTCGCGCTCGCCCACGCCGAGACCCTGGGGGCCGAGGACGTGTACGTGGGGGTGAACGCCATCGACTACTCGGGCTACCCGGACTGCCGGCCTGCGTTCCTGCGAGCGTTCGAGCGCCTGGCGACCGTGGCGACGAAGGCGGGCGTGGAGGGACGCCCGCTGCGAATCCACGCCCCGCTGCTCCGGCTCACCAAGGCGGGGATCGTGAGGCTCGGCACCTCGCTCGGAGTTCCCTATCGGGTGACCCTCTCGTGTTACGACCCGGTCCGGGGACGGGCCTGCGGCGCGTGCGACGCCTGCGTCCTGCGCCGGAAGGGGTTCGCCGAGGCGGGCATTCCCGACCCCACTCTCTACGTTCAGAAGTGA